One window of the Gemmatimonadota bacterium genome contains the following:
- a CDS encoding alpha/beta hydrolase — protein MTNREFHDTILQGGSIRKKGAAMFLPGSRFVLLAATIAATPWAIPLAAQSSVERDVSYVTEGTEDQRLDLFLPEAAGFPTVIFLHGGSLRENGERRSSELYARVCEPFVGAGFGCANADYRLAPTHQWPAMPEDVAAAIKWVSDNIGSRGGDPERLFL, from the coding sequence ATGACCAACCGCGAGTTCCACGACACGATCCTTCAGGGCGGTTCGATCCGGAAGAAAGGGGCAGCCATGTTTTTGCCTGGGTCCCGCTTCGTCCTACTGGCGGCGACTATCGCCGCTACGCCCTGGGCGATCCCGCTCGCCGCGCAGAGCAGCGTGGAGCGGGACGTGTCATATGTGACGGAGGGCACCGAGGATCAGAGGCTCGACCTCTTCCTCCCCGAGGCGGCAGGTTTCCCCACCGTGATCTTCCTGCACGGGGGAAGCCTACGGGAGAACGGCGAACGGCGGTCCTCGGAGCTCTACGCGCGGGTATGTGAACCGTTCGTCGGTGCGGGGTTCGGGTGCGCGAACGCCGACTACAGGCTCGCCCCCACCCACCAATGGCCGGCGATGCCGGAGGACGTGGCCGCGGCCATCAAGTGGGTAAGCGACAACATCGGTTCACGAGGAGGCGATCCGGAGCGCCTGTTTCTA
- a CDS encoding DHA2 family efflux MFS transporter permease subunit: MATGGNVRLDSAAGRWVLAATVLGSAVAMLTGTVVNVALPALGTALQAGTEELQWILNGYLLALASLILIGGSLGDRYGHRRMFVVGTAWFAVASILCALAPDVRWLIGFRVLQGIGAALLLPESLAIIEAVFHPDDRGRAIGAWSALGGIAAAVGPLLGGWLIDLTGWRSVFLLVLPLTAVVIAVGLARIPRTPTRDGESLDVAGASTAFLALGLLTYALVRGSGEGFGQPLVIAAGLIGFAALLAFLAIEARVEHPMVPLTMFADRLFAAGNAVTFVVYAALGGSFFLLVVYLQVGLGYSALAAGASLLPITALMLALSARAGQYAQDHGSRVPLTLGPLLAAAGLALMATIDPGESYWVSTFPAVAVFGLGLATTVAPVTSTVLGAAPEGREGAASGINNAVSRTAQLAAVAIFPAVAGLAGGSMGDRDAMLAGFPRAALAMAAVAALGGLLGWTLIRPQPGALEARPDAGVGRACRHCALDGTPLAVRGDGGADGRAA; encoded by the coding sequence GTGGCCACGGGCGGTAACGTCCGGCTCGATTCCGCCGCCGGCCGCTGGGTGCTCGCCGCGACGGTGCTGGGATCCGCGGTGGCGATGCTCACGGGCACAGTCGTGAACGTGGCGCTGCCGGCGCTCGGGACCGCGCTCCAAGCCGGCACCGAGGAGCTCCAGTGGATCCTCAACGGCTACCTGCTGGCGCTCGCCTCGCTGATCCTGATCGGGGGCTCGCTCGGGGACCGGTACGGGCACCGGCGCATGTTCGTGGTCGGGACCGCGTGGTTCGCCGTCGCCTCCATTCTGTGCGCGCTGGCGCCGGACGTCCGCTGGCTGATCGGCTTCCGCGTTCTCCAGGGCATCGGCGCCGCGCTGCTCCTGCCGGAGAGCCTCGCCATCATCGAGGCGGTCTTCCACCCTGACGACCGCGGCCGCGCGATCGGCGCGTGGTCCGCGCTCGGCGGCATCGCGGCGGCGGTCGGCCCGCTCCTGGGAGGCTGGCTCATCGACCTCACCGGCTGGCGCTCGGTGTTCCTGCTGGTGCTGCCCCTCACCGCCGTGGTCATCGCGGTCGGGCTCGCGCGCATCCCCAGGACGCCCACCCGCGACGGCGAATCGCTGGACGTGGCGGGTGCCTCGACGGCGTTCCTCGCGCTGGGCCTGCTCACGTACGCGCTCGTGCGCGGCTCCGGAGAAGGCTTCGGTCAGCCGTTGGTGATCGCCGCGGGCCTCATCGGCTTCGCCGCGCTCCTGGCGTTCCTGGCGATCGAGGCGCGGGTCGAGCACCCGATGGTCCCGCTGACGATGTTCGCGGACCGGCTCTTCGCCGCCGGGAACGCGGTCACCTTCGTGGTCTACGCGGCGCTGGGCGGCAGCTTCTTCCTGCTGGTGGTCTACCTCCAGGTGGGTCTCGGCTACAGCGCGCTGGCCGCCGGCGCCTCGCTGCTCCCGATCACCGCGCTGATGCTCGCGCTGTCCGCGCGCGCCGGGCAGTACGCGCAGGATCACGGCTCGCGCGTGCCCCTCACGCTGGGCCCCCTGCTCGCCGCCGCCGGGCTCGCGCTCATGGCGACGATCGACCCGGGAGAGAGCTACTGGGTGTCGACGTTTCCGGCGGTGGCCGTGTTCGGCCTCGGGCTCGCCACGACCGTCGCGCCCGTCACCTCGACCGTCCTGGGCGCCGCGCCCGAGGGCCGCGAAGGCGCCGCGTCCGGCATCAACAACGCTGTCTCGCGGACCGCGCAACTGGCGGCCGTAGCGATCTTCCCGGCGGTCGCGGGGCTGGCCGGGGGCAGCATGGGCGATCGGGACGCGATGCTCGCTGGCTTCCCGCGGGCGGCCCTGGCGATGGCCGCTGTGGCGGCGCTGGGAGGGCTTTTGGGCTGGACGCTGATCCGTCCGCAGCCCGGCGCGCTCGAGGCTAGGCCGGACGCAGGGGTGGGCCGCGCCTGCCGGCACTGCGCGTTGGATGGGACCCCGCTGGCGGTGCGAGGCGATGGTGGGGCCGATGGGCGCGCCGCGTGA
- a CDS encoding DUF885 family protein, with amino-acid sequence VRRSFNGTFSPLYQVAYMIGGLQIRALHEEFVQSGAMTNREFHDAILQGGSIPIEMVRARLAGQAPPEDFEAGWRFYGEVE; translated from the coding sequence AGGTGCGGCGCAGCTTCAACGGGACGTTCTCGCCGCTCTACCAGGTCGCCTACATGATCGGCGGCCTCCAGATCCGCGCGCTGCACGAGGAGTTCGTGCAGTCGGGCGCCATGACCAACCGCGAGTTCCACGACGCGATCCTGCAGGGAGGGTCGATCCCGATCGAGATGGTGCGGGCGCGGCTCGCTGGACAGGCGCCGCCCGAGGACTTCGAGGCGGGGTGGCGGTTCTACGGGGAGGTGGAGTAG